From one Gimesia sp. genomic stretch:
- a CDS encoding 3-deoxy-D-manno-octulosonic acid transferase, with product MRLVSYLLNLVYGLLLIAVSPILAYRALVLKKYRSGWSQKFLGKLPEREGDRPCFWFHAVSVGEVLQLPPLLTILGEQHPELEFVITTTTHTGYAVAQEKFPDHTVCYFPLDFSWAVKRAQQRIRPSAVILVEMELWPNFVLAADWMGIPVSIVNGRLSEKSFRGYWRLRALIGPLLNRLELIAVQNEAYAERFSRLAGMSERIQVTGSIKFDGIEVERGNQLTRELRDTFQLKQRDIVLIAGSTQDPEERIALDVYLELRRQYPDLRLILVPRHQERFEEVAALVRSYGLPLICRSQQSDEEQSRFIPFSSTERPPICLLDTLGELRACWGLADFAFVGGSLTKRGGQNMIEPAGYGAALLFGPNTWNFKDIVAALLQHQAATVVQNQSDLERQLVNWLRNPEAAREQGARAQEFVLSQRGATLRTAELLMRSLDEAARSTDRAA from the coding sequence GTGCGTTTGGTTTCGTATCTATTAAACCTGGTTTACGGTCTGCTCCTGATCGCGGTCTCTCCCATATTGGCTTACCGTGCTCTGGTGTTGAAGAAATATCGCTCAGGCTGGAGCCAGAAGTTTCTCGGCAAGCTACCCGAACGTGAAGGGGATCGCCCCTGTTTCTGGTTTCACGCGGTCAGTGTAGGCGAAGTGCTGCAGCTTCCACCGCTGCTGACAATTCTGGGTGAACAACATCCGGAACTGGAATTCGTGATCACGACGACTACCCACACTGGGTATGCGGTGGCTCAGGAAAAGTTTCCCGACCACACCGTCTGCTATTTTCCGTTGGATTTCTCCTGGGCCGTAAAACGAGCCCAGCAGCGGATCCGTCCCTCGGCGGTGATCCTGGTTGAAATGGAACTTTGGCCGAACTTTGTGCTGGCTGCAGACTGGATGGGGATTCCTGTATCCATCGTCAATGGTCGCTTGAGTGAAAAGAGTTTTCGCGGATACTGGCGGTTGCGAGCCCTGATCGGTCCACTGCTGAATCGTCTGGAGCTCATCGCTGTACAGAATGAAGCTTATGCAGAGAGGTTTTCGCGGCTGGCCGGAATGTCTGAGCGGATTCAGGTTACCGGGTCCATTAAGTTTGACGGAATTGAAGTGGAACGGGGTAATCAGCTGACCCGGGAATTACGAGATACCTTTCAGTTGAAGCAGAGAGACATTGTGCTGATCGCGGGCAGTACTCAGGATCCGGAGGAGCGAATCGCGCTGGATGTTTACCTCGAGCTTCGTCGGCAGTATCCGGATCTGCGTCTGATCCTCGTACCGCGGCATCAGGAGCGTTTTGAGGAAGTGGCAGCGCTAGTCAGAAGTTACGGGTTGCCCTTGATTTGTCGAAGTCAACAGTCTGACGAGGAGCAGAGCCGGTTCATCCCATTTTCGAGCACAGAAAGACCCCCGATCTGTCTACTGGACACACTGGGGGAGTTAAGAGCCTGTTGGGGGCTGGCTGATTTTGCTTTTGTGGGAGGCAGCCTGACAAAGCGAGGGGGACAGAACATGATTGAACCAGCCGGATACGGTGCGGCATTGTTATTCGGTCCCAATACATGGAATTTCAAGGATATCGTTGCTGCTCTGTTACAGCATCAGGCGGCAACGGTGGTCCAAAATCAGTCAGACCTGGAAAGGCAACTTGTGAACTGGTTGAGGAATCCCGAGGCTGCCAGGGAGCAGGGGGCCAGGGCGCAGGAGTTTGTCCTGAGTCAGCGGGGGGCCACACTGCGGACAGCAGAACTGTTAATGCGGTCACTGGATGAAGCGGCACGCTCTACCGACAGGGCAGCTTGA
- the secA gene encoding preprotein translocase subunit SecA gives MEFLDKLGEWLTTVTAWLERFLTGLFGSSNERQIRKLGFVRDKDGKDEITPGSMLAEIDSFEPELMKLTDEELKQTADRLRARLAAGETLDDILTYAFAAVRESARRNLNMRHYPVQMIGGYFLHKGTIAEMVTGEGKTLVSSLPAFLNALSGKVHIVTVNDYLALRDMEWMGPIHIALGLTVGAIQSRMGPEERQKHYACDITYGTNNEFGFDYLRDNMKPVKELQVQGPLNFAVVDEIDNILIDEARTPLIISGPAQDDVTKYSRANSVALKLKVGEDFEVKEKEHTCHLTDAGVKHAEELAGVESFYTAGNMEWPHLIDNSLKAHHLYKRDVNYVVQQGEVIIVDDNTGRLMPGRQWGDGLHQAVEAKEGVKIKEESQTLATITLQNFFKLYDKLAGMTGTAMTEAEEFWKIYQLDVVTIPTNRPMQRINHPDVIYQTEKEKWNAIADEVREVHATGRPILVGTVSIEQSEIVSHRLSKYGIPHNVLNAKNHEREAEIIAQAGRKGAVTIATNMAGRGTDIILGGSAEHLAWEELSQKYDSRIEIPKAEWDTTVKEIEKREGMDVEGEEVMQLGGLHVIGSERHDSRRIDLQLRGRSGRQGDPGSSRFFLSLEDKLMRVFAGEWVKNILARLGMEEGEAIESGMVSKRIEGAQKKVEERHFEQRKHLLEYDEVMDEQRKNVYGYRQRILDGCNCRELIIEMIQRQVDEETDRLLDSSYRWDTIAAWSTQEAHIEVDASDVRDMTFDQLVSFLKDEAASQADDLIAEQISENLPEEYEDDWNWQALTKWANAHYGLNLNDRELKKIGRDGLHQFLYDHALKAIERIDFTPLENFLDEDWGIRSLSGYLNYQFGLEVDPQEFKNLSIPESKTKILEKVKELYHEKEVTFPVTVGMYNFLGNQQPGNESNSRVGLVKWANSRFHSDLDLEALKGKQVSEIQKILSAESEKVFVNGAASTRIEKYLSEAYSEDLQVMGTPAEHKESTLQELATWAQKELELDVTIEELEPLTTDEVRTRLYQAYNKRYRPELSQAERSLILEVLDTSWKDHLYYMDHLRSGIGLVGYAQKDPKVEYRREGMKAFDAMWGRIGQQVTSAIFRLEKQSPDFVGSLWQVTSTVHEEVADDFEYDDPTGEQDNAPEPEQRSIEPIVNDQPKVGRNDPCPCGSGKKYKKCCGQV, from the coding sequence ATGGAATTCCTTGACAAACTGGGTGAGTGGCTGACAACAGTTACGGCATGGTTAGAGCGGTTTCTGACAGGATTGTTTGGCTCTTCCAACGAGCGACAGATCCGCAAACTGGGCTTCGTGCGTGACAAAGACGGCAAAGATGAAATCACTCCCGGTTCCATGCTGGCAGAAATAGACAGCTTCGAACCGGAGCTCATGAAACTGACCGATGAGGAACTGAAGCAGACCGCCGACAGATTGAGAGCAAGGCTGGCGGCGGGTGAAACGCTGGACGATATTCTGACCTATGCCTTCGCTGCGGTGCGTGAGTCGGCCCGTCGGAATTTGAATATGCGTCACTATCCGGTGCAGATGATTGGTGGTTATTTCCTGCACAAAGGGACGATTGCGGAAATGGTCACCGGGGAAGGTAAGACGCTGGTTTCCTCCCTGCCTGCATTCCTCAACGCACTTTCCGGCAAGGTGCATATCGTCACCGTGAACGATTACCTGGCACTCCGTGATATGGAGTGGATGGGACCAATTCATATCGCCCTGGGGCTGACCGTCGGTGCGATTCAGTCGCGGATGGGACCCGAAGAGCGGCAGAAGCACTATGCCTGCGACATTACCTACGGGACGAATAATGAATTTGGTTTCGATTATCTGCGCGATAACATGAAGCCGGTCAAAGAGCTGCAGGTACAGGGACCGCTCAATTTTGCTGTCGTGGACGAAATCGATAACATTCTGATCGACGAAGCCCGTACGCCTCTGATTATTTCAGGTCCCGCACAGGATGATGTTACCAAGTATTCACGGGCAAATTCCGTGGCGTTGAAACTGAAGGTCGGTGAAGACTTTGAAGTCAAAGAAAAAGAACATACCTGTCACCTGACCGATGCTGGTGTGAAACATGCCGAGGAACTGGCAGGTGTAGAAAGCTTCTATACAGCCGGAAACATGGAGTGGCCGCACCTGATCGACAACTCACTCAAGGCACATCATCTCTACAAACGTGATGTTAATTATGTAGTGCAGCAGGGCGAAGTCATCATCGTGGACGATAACACCGGGCGTCTGATGCCTGGTCGTCAATGGGGCGATGGTCTGCATCAGGCAGTCGAAGCCAAAGAGGGGGTTAAGATCAAGGAAGAGTCACAGACTCTGGCCACGATTACTCTACAGAACTTCTTCAAGCTGTACGACAAGCTCGCCGGGATGACCGGTACTGCAATGACCGAAGCAGAAGAGTTCTGGAAAATCTATCAGCTGGATGTGGTCACGATCCCAACGAACCGTCCGATGCAGAGAATCAACCATCCGGATGTGATCTACCAGACGGAAAAAGAGAAATGGAATGCGATCGCGGATGAAGTTCGCGAGGTCCATGCGACAGGGCGACCAATCCTCGTCGGTACTGTGTCTATTGAGCAGTCTGAAATTGTCAGTCATCGTTTGAGTAAATACGGTATTCCCCACAATGTGCTTAACGCCAAGAATCATGAGCGTGAAGCAGAAATCATTGCGCAGGCAGGTCGAAAAGGTGCTGTGACGATTGCCACCAACATGGCCGGTCGTGGTACTGACATCATCCTGGGGGGAAGCGCCGAGCATCTGGCCTGGGAAGAACTGAGCCAGAAATACGACTCCCGAATTGAGATCCCCAAGGCAGAATGGGACACCACCGTCAAGGAGATCGAAAAACGGGAAGGGATGGATGTTGAAGGCGAAGAGGTAATGCAGTTGGGCGGATTACATGTGATCGGCTCTGAGCGACATGATTCCCGACGCATTGATCTCCAGCTCCGCGGTCGTTCCGGACGTCAGGGAGACCCGGGTTCCAGCCGGTTCTTCCTCTCACTGGAAGACAAGCTGATGCGTGTCTTTGCCGGTGAATGGGTGAAAAACATTCTGGCACGTCTGGGTATGGAAGAGGGGGAGGCCATCGAAAGTGGGATGGTTTCCAAGCGAATTGAAGGCGCCCAGAAAAAAGTAGAAGAACGGCATTTTGAGCAGCGAAAACACCTGCTCGAATATGACGAAGTGATGGACGAACAACGTAAGAACGTCTATGGCTATCGTCAGCGGATTCTAGATGGCTGTAACTGCCGTGAGCTCATTATTGAAATGATCCAGAGGCAGGTTGATGAAGAAACTGATCGACTGCTCGACAGCAGTTATCGCTGGGATACCATTGCAGCCTGGTCCACTCAGGAAGCCCATATCGAAGTGGATGCCTCCGACGTGAGGGATATGACCTTTGACCAGCTGGTCAGCTTCCTCAAAGACGAAGCTGCTTCACAGGCCGATGACCTGATCGCCGAACAGATCAGTGAAAATCTGCCGGAAGAATATGAAGATGACTGGAACTGGCAGGCGCTCACCAAATGGGCGAATGCTCATTATGGTCTGAATCTGAACGACCGTGAGCTGAAGAAGATCGGTCGCGACGGGCTGCATCAGTTCCTTTACGATCATGCCTTGAAGGCAATCGAACGAATCGATTTTACTCCGCTGGAAAACTTCCTGGATGAAGACTGGGGGATTCGTTCCCTGTCAGGGTACCTGAATTATCAGTTCGGCCTGGAAGTCGATCCCCAGGAGTTTAAAAATCTGAGTATTCCGGAATCGAAAACGAAGATTCTGGAGAAAGTGAAAGAACTTTACCACGAAAAAGAAGTGACTTTCCCGGTCACTGTGGGCATGTATAACTTCCTGGGAAATCAGCAACCCGGAAATGAATCCAACAGTCGCGTGGGACTGGTGAAATGGGCCAATTCCCGCTTCCATTCCGATCTGGATCTGGAAGCGCTGAAGGGGAAGCAGGTCAGCGAAATCCAGAAGATTCTCTCCGCTGAAAGCGAAAAAGTCTTCGTCAATGGAGCGGCTTCCACCCGGATTGAAAAATATCTTTCCGAAGCCTATTCGGAAGACCTTCAGGTCATGGGAACACCAGCCGAACACAAGGAATCCACACTTCAGGAACTCGCTACCTGGGCACAAAAAGAGCTGGAACTGGATGTGACCATAGAAGAGTTGGAGCCGCTCACCACGGATGAGGTCCGGACTCGACTGTACCAGGCGTACAACAAGCGTTATCGGCCCGAACTAAGCCAGGCTGAGCGTTCTTTGATCCTGGAAGTTCTGGATACTTCCTGGAAAGATCACTTGTATTACATGGACCATCTGCGGTCCGGAATTGGTCTGGTGGGGTATGCTCAGAAAGATCCCAAGGTCGAATATCGACGCGAAGGGATGAAGGCCTTCGATGCAATGTGGGGCCGCATTGGTCAGCAGGTGACATCGGCGATTTTCCGTCTGGAAAAGCAGAGCCCTGATTTCGTTGGGTCCTTGTGGCAGGTCACTTCGACGGTACATGAAGAAGTGGCCGACGATTTTGAATATGATGATCCGACAGGCGAGCAGGATAATGCTCCCGAACCGGAACAGCGTTCGATTGAGCCCATTGTTAACGATCAGCCGAAAGTCGGTCGAAATGATCCTTGCCCCTGTGGGAGTGGGAAAAAATATAAGAAGTGTTGCGGCCAGGTCTGA
- a CDS encoding molybdopterin-dependent oxidoreductase: MQNSPDEEKYQAGPPPLPPAPDSDIIVSTDTHRTERIPAGQSRTRKWPVLHATSVPAVNLDTWRLEIGGLVNTPLSFNWEEYQQLPRTRVFADFHCVTRWSRLGNLWEGVSAREIMQRAGVQPTARYVIATGYDGDWTTNLPLADFQSEDVLLCDTHDGTPLDPDHGGPLRLIVPLLYAWKSAKWLKRIDFIAEDQPGYWEQCGYHNHGDPWVVDENNPDGERFQSRDHIPPGFEA; this comes from the coding sequence ATGCAGAACAGTCCCGATGAAGAAAAATACCAGGCTGGTCCGCCACCGCTGCCCCCAGCTCCCGATTCGGACATTATCGTCAGTACAGATACGCATCGGACTGAACGGATTCCCGCTGGTCAAAGTCGAACGCGCAAATGGCCGGTCCTGCACGCAACTAGTGTGCCCGCCGTAAATCTCGACACCTGGCGACTTGAGATCGGAGGCCTGGTCAACACGCCACTCTCTTTCAATTGGGAAGAATATCAGCAGTTACCCCGCACCCGAGTCTTTGCGGACTTCCACTGTGTCACTCGCTGGTCCCGTCTGGGAAATCTCTGGGAGGGGGTTTCGGCGCGTGAGATCATGCAACGAGCGGGCGTACAACCGACGGCCCGCTATGTCATCGCCACCGGTTATGATGGCGACTGGACGACTAACCTCCCCCTGGCCGACTTCCAGTCTGAAGATGTACTGCTCTGTGACACACATGATGGCACACCCCTCGATCCAGATCATGGAGGACCACTGCGGCTGATCGTCCCGCTACTCTACGCCTGGAAAAGTGCCAAGTGGCTCAAACGGATCGATTTCATTGCGGAAGATCAACCGGGCTACTGGGAGCAGTGCGGGTATCACAATCATGGTGATCCCTGGGTGGTCGATGAAAACAATCCTGACGGAGAACGTTTTCAGTCGAGAGACCACATTCCCCCGGGGTTTGAAGCGTAA
- a CDS encoding endonuclease V, which translates to MNLALDVYYHPDDSATVAGLLFDDWESDQVAETLLKSIPEVAEYEPGQFYKRELPCLLALIADVKPELETIVIDGYVTLGADLRPGLGTCLYQDLGEEIPIIGVAKSVLIRLPRKRKSCAATARIRCSSLHWEFH; encoded by the coding sequence GTGAATCTCGCTTTAGACGTATATTACCATCCAGACGATTCAGCCACAGTCGCAGGACTTCTGTTCGACGACTGGGAATCAGACCAGGTAGCCGAAACGCTCCTCAAATCGATCCCCGAGGTTGCGGAGTATGAACCGGGACAATTCTACAAACGCGAACTCCCCTGCCTGCTTGCTTTGATCGCAGACGTGAAACCCGAACTGGAAACCATCGTCATCGATGGTTACGTCACACTGGGAGCAGACCTGCGTCCTGGCCTGGGCACCTGTCTCTATCAGGACCTGGGAGAAGAAATCCCCATCATTGGCGTTGCAAAATCCGTTTTAATCAGACTCCCGCGGAAACGGAAATCCTGCGCGGCAACAGCCAGAATCCGCTGTTCGTCACTGCACTGGGAATTCCACTGA
- the pckA gene encoding phosphoenolpyruvate carboxykinase (ATP), translating to MESFDLSEHGINVDWVMRNPDPSMLYEEAIRYEPGTSISDTGALLAYSGEKTGRSPKDKRVVKHKNSQEDIWWGDVNYPLDQHAFYCNRERATDYLNICPHLYVIDAFAGWDPEYQIKVRVICSRPYHALFMHNMLIRPTEEQLKDFGKPDYVIYNAGTFPANRFTTGMTSKTSVDLSIEDGEIVILGTEYAGEMKKGIFTVMNYLMPKRGILSMHCSATADRQTGRSSVLFGLSGTGKTTLSADPKRYLIGDDEHCWTDNGIFNIEGGCYAKAIYLSRENEPEIFQALRYGAVLENVVYDEAHHHVDFNDTSFTQNTRGAYPIEYMPSAKIPCVADHPTDVIFLTCDAFGVLPPVSKLTPEQAMYHFISGYTAKVAGTEMGVNEPEATFSPCFGGPFLVWHPGKYADLLAEKIRKYNANVWLVNTGWNGGAYGVGNRISLQHTRAIIDAIHSGTLNHAPTEVDPIFGTATVTKCPDVDSKMLVPHNSWADQSAYKETAKKLAHAFNQNFMKYASGVSEAVLAAAPQV from the coding sequence ATGGAGTCGTTTGATCTGTCGGAGCATGGAATCAATGTAGATTGGGTCATGCGGAACCCTGATCCTTCGATGTTGTACGAAGAAGCCATACGCTATGAGCCGGGAACTTCAATTTCCGATACGGGAGCGCTGCTTGCTTATTCAGGTGAGAAGACCGGTCGTTCCCCCAAAGACAAACGGGTCGTCAAACACAAGAATTCCCAGGAAGATATCTGGTGGGGCGATGTGAATTACCCCCTGGATCAGCATGCCTTTTACTGTAACCGCGAGCGGGCAACCGACTATCTGAATATCTGCCCGCATCTCTACGTTATCGATGCGTTTGCAGGCTGGGATCCGGAATACCAGATCAAAGTCCGCGTGATCTGCTCACGTCCGTATCATGCATTATTCATGCACAACATGCTGATTCGTCCGACCGAAGAACAGTTGAAGGATTTCGGAAAGCCGGACTACGTGATTTATAATGCAGGCACATTCCCCGCGAATCGATTCACTACGGGGATGACATCCAAAACCAGCGTCGATTTAAGTATTGAGGATGGTGAGATCGTCATTCTGGGGACCGAGTATGCCGGCGAAATGAAAAAAGGCATCTTCACAGTCATGAACTACCTGATGCCCAAGCGGGGGATTCTCTCAATGCACTGCTCGGCGACCGCCGATCGCCAGACGGGGCGTTCCTCTGTTCTCTTCGGATTGTCAGGAACGGGGAAAACAACGCTTTCAGCTGATCCTAAGCGGTATCTGATTGGAGACGATGAACACTGCTGGACCGATAACGGCATCTTCAATATTGAAGGCGGCTGTTACGCAAAGGCTATCTATCTGTCCCGCGAGAATGAACCGGAAATCTTCCAGGCACTGCGCTATGGGGCGGTACTGGAGAATGTGGTTTATGACGAGGCGCATCACCACGTGGACTTCAATGATACGAGTTTCACGCAAAATACCCGCGGGGCATATCCGATCGAATACATGCCCAGTGCAAAAATTCCCTGTGTGGCAGATCATCCTACCGATGTGATTTTCCTGACCTGTGATGCGTTCGGCGTACTGCCTCCTGTAAGTAAGCTGACCCCGGAGCAGGCGATGTACCACTTTATCAGCGGTTATACTGCGAAAGTGGCTGGCACCGAAATGGGAGTCAACGAACCAGAAGCCACCTTCTCTCCCTGTTTTGGTGGGCCGTTCCTGGTCTGGCATCCCGGTAAATATGCGGATCTGCTGGCGGAGAAAATCCGGAAGTACAATGCCAATGTCTGGCTGGTCAACACTGGTTGGAACGGAGGTGCCTATGGCGTCGGCAATCGAATCAGTCTGCAGCACACGCGTGCAATCATTGACGCGATCCATTCCGGAACACTGAATCACGCTCCGACCGAAGTCGACCCGATTTTCGGAACCGCGACCGTGACTAAATGCCCCGATGTGGATTCCAAAATGCTCGTGCCTCATAACTCCTGGGCGGATCAGAGTGCCTACAAGGAGACCGCGAAAAAACTGGCGCACGCATTTAATCAGAACTTTATGAAGTATGCCTCAGGGGTATCTGAGGCTGTCCTCGCAGCAGCACCACAGGTTTGA
- a CDS encoding NAD-dependent epimerase/dehydratase family protein encodes MKVLVTGGGGFLGLYIVEQLVEAGETVRVFCRGEYPRLKELNVETIQGDIRDAAAVERACTGIETVYHTAAVSGIWGPWDYFYGINTQGTLNVLEACQSQGVTRLIYTSSPSVVYDGSAHENASEKLPYSQNFLCHYPHTKMLAEQAVLAANGTRGLATVALRPHLIWGPRDNHLIPRLIQRAKSGRLRQVGTGENLISMCYVENAAAAHLQAAARLYCDSPVGGQAYFINEPEPVVMWAWINQLLALAGLPPVEKRISVKAAKRIGSVLEFLYRTLHLPGEPPMTRFLASQLSSSHYYDISRARLDFGYAPLVTFDEAMQRMEPELQRLAAR; translated from the coding sequence ATGAAAGTCCTCGTGACCGGGGGAGGCGGATTCCTGGGGCTCTATATCGTCGAACAACTGGTCGAAGCAGGGGAGACGGTCCGCGTTTTTTGTCGTGGAGAGTATCCTCGCCTCAAGGAGTTGAATGTCGAAACCATCCAGGGGGATATTCGCGATGCTGCTGCAGTAGAGCGAGCCTGTACTGGCATTGAGACGGTCTATCATACGGCAGCTGTCTCCGGCATCTGGGGACCGTGGGATTATTTCTACGGTATTAATACTCAAGGGACTTTGAACGTTCTAGAAGCCTGTCAGTCACAGGGAGTGACGCGTCTGATTTATACGAGTTCTCCGAGTGTGGTCTACGATGGCTCTGCGCATGAAAATGCCAGTGAGAAACTCCCTTATAGCCAGAACTTTCTCTGTCATTATCCACACACAAAGATGCTGGCTGAGCAGGCTGTCCTGGCGGCCAATGGGACGCGTGGTCTGGCGACCGTTGCTTTGAGACCGCATCTGATCTGGGGCCCGCGTGACAATCATCTGATTCCCCGACTGATTCAGCGTGCGAAATCCGGTCGCTTAAGGCAGGTGGGAACGGGCGAGAACCTGATCTCAATGTGCTATGTGGAAAACGCGGCAGCGGCCCATCTGCAGGCTGCCGCACGTCTGTATTGCGATTCTCCCGTTGGTGGACAGGCCTATTTCATCAATGAGCCGGAACCGGTGGTGATGTGGGCCTGGATTAACCAACTGCTGGCTTTGGCGGGACTGCCACCCGTTGAAAAGCGGATTTCGGTCAAGGCCGCCAAGCGGATCGGCAGCGTATTGGAATTTTTGTACCGTACGTTGCACCTTCCAGGTGAACCGCCGATGACCCGCTTTCTTGCCTCTCAGTTGAGCAGTTCTCACTACTATGATATCAGTCGTGCCCGACTTGATTTCGGATATGCACCTCTGGTCACTTTTGATGAAGCGATGCAGCGAATGGAACCAGAACTGCAGCGTCTGGCTGCCCGATAG
- a CDS encoding fatty acid CoA ligase family protein, whose translation MSDQFNIADRLSQSAQVWPHQKAVVFPAGQDRQGRYTYSSLTFQQLDQESDRLARGLIELGVKPGTRMALMVRPSLEFIALTFALFKAGAVIILIDPGMGRKNIIRCLAEVEPEGFVAIPLAQLFRKIKRRDFPKARLNVTVGKPVLTSGIDYDWLLGKEWTPFEIIQRDRTDPAAIIFTSGSTGPPKGVAYEHGMFWSQVDLLRDYYQIQPGEVDLPGFPLFALFNSAMGVTTVVPDMDPTKPALVNPEKIIRQMNDQGVTQAFGSPAMWNRIGRYCEEHGIKLPSLKRVLSAGAPVPVHVIQRMRQTLSCADADINTPYGATESLPVASICGREVLEETSKLTATGAGTCVGIPFPGVQVKIIRIHNEPLESIEQAEELPVGEIGEIIVQGPMATREYFLRPEATRLAKIPDGAQFWHRMGDVGYRDEHGKLWFCGRKAHMVETAEGPMFTICCEAIFNQHPRIYRCALVGVGEKPKQRPVIIVEPEQGDFPQSQTARKQLTEELLELGQANALTQSIETVLFHKSLPVDIRHNVKIFREKLAPWAERLVT comes from the coding sequence ATGTCTGATCAATTTAATATCGCCGATCGTCTTAGCCAGTCCGCTCAGGTCTGGCCGCACCAGAAAGCGGTGGTCTTTCCCGCGGGTCAGGACCGGCAGGGCCGATATACCTACAGCAGTCTGACCTTTCAGCAACTGGACCAGGAGAGTGATCGCCTGGCGCGGGGACTGATTGAGTTGGGAGTGAAGCCGGGAACCCGGATGGCCCTGATGGTGCGTCCCAGTCTGGAGTTCATTGCACTCACCTTTGCGCTGTTCAAGGCGGGAGCGGTGATCATTCTGATCGATCCGGGAATGGGGCGAAAAAATATTATTCGCTGTCTGGCCGAAGTGGAGCCTGAAGGTTTTGTTGCGATTCCGCTGGCACAGTTGTTTCGCAAGATCAAGCGACGCGACTTTCCCAAAGCCCGCCTGAACGTGACTGTTGGTAAGCCGGTTCTGACATCAGGAATCGACTATGACTGGTTACTGGGGAAAGAATGGACCCCGTTTGAAATCATTCAACGGGATCGCACCGATCCGGCGGCGATCATATTCACCAGCGGGAGCACAGGTCCCCCTAAAGGGGTGGCCTATGAGCATGGCATGTTCTGGTCTCAGGTAGATCTCTTACGCGATTATTACCAGATCCAGCCGGGTGAAGTCGATCTGCCGGGGTTCCCGCTGTTTGCACTCTTCAATTCGGCGATGGGGGTGACCACCGTCGTGCCCGATATGGATCCGACGAAGCCGGCCCTGGTTAATCCGGAGAAAATCATCCGCCAGATGAATGATCAGGGGGTGACGCAGGCCTTTGGTTCTCCCGCGATGTGGAATCGGATTGGCCGGTACTGTGAAGAGCACGGCATTAAACTTCCTTCTCTAAAACGTGTGCTTTCTGCTGGTGCCCCCGTTCCCGTCCATGTCATTCAACGGATGCGTCAGACATTAAGTTGTGCGGATGCGGACATCAATACTCCGTATGGAGCGACAGAATCGCTGCCGGTTGCTTCCATCTGTGGACGTGAGGTACTGGAAGAGACCTCAAAACTGACGGCGACAGGAGCCGGGACCTGTGTGGGAATTCCGTTTCCCGGGGTGCAGGTCAAAATCATTCGGATTCATAACGAGCCCCTCGAGTCGATCGAACAGGCAGAAGAACTTCCTGTCGGGGAGATCGGAGAAATCATCGTCCAGGGGCCGATGGCCACTCGTGAATATTTCCTGCGTCCCGAAGCGACGCGTCTGGCAAAAATTCCAGATGGAGCACAGTTCTGGCACCGCATGGGGGATGTGGGTTACCGGGATGAACATGGAAAGCTCTGGTTCTGTGGCCGGAAAGCACATATGGTTGAAACGGCCGAGGGCCCGATGTTTACCATCTGTTGCGAGGCGATATTCAATCAGCATCCGCGGATTTACCGTTGTGCTCTGGTGGGCGTAGGTGAGAAACCAAAACAACGTCCGGTGATTATTGTAGAGCCGGAGCAGGGGGACTTTCCGCAAAGTCAGACAGCACGCAAACAACTGACAGAGGAACTGCTCGAGCTGGGGCAGGCGAATGCACTCACGCAGTCAATTGAAACGGTCCTGTTTCATAAATCGTTACCCGTTGATATCAGGCATAATGTGAAAATCTTTCGCGAAAAGCTGGCTCCCTGGGCCGAAAGGCTGGTTACATGA